The following are encoded in a window of Desulfopila inferna genomic DNA:
- a CDS encoding indolepyruvate oxidoreductase subunit beta — MDKQGNILFSGVGGQGILLASEITAYSLLAAGFDAKKSEVHGMAQRGGSVTAQLRYGSKVYSPLIEPGKADILMAFEMMEAARYLPYLHRGSKVIVNTQKILPPSVATGQTTYPDNVLDVLAEYDISVITVDALDIAREVGEVKTVNVVMVGALSPYLPIDPSVCIEVIENRVPERFREVNLKAFAAGRKAGV, encoded by the coding sequence ATGGATAAGCAAGGCAACATCCTCTTCTCAGGGGTCGGCGGACAGGGAATTTTGCTGGCCAGTGAAATAACGGCCTACAGTCTTCTTGCCGCCGGATTCGACGCCAAAAAAAGTGAAGTTCACGGCATGGCGCAGCGCGGCGGCTCGGTTACCGCCCAGCTGCGCTACGGCAGCAAGGTTTATTCGCCGCTGATTGAACCGGGCAAGGCCGATATTCTGATGGCTTTCGAAATGATGGAGGCGGCCCGCTACCTCCCTTATCTGCACAGGGGCAGCAAGGTTATCGTCAATACTCAGAAAATACTGCCGCCCTCTGTGGCTACCGGACAGACGACCTATCCCGACAATGTTCTCGATGTGCTGGCTGAGTATGATATTTCCGTAATCACCGTAGATGCCCTCGATATAGCCAGGGAAGTGGGCGAGGTAAAAACCGTCAATGTGGTCATGGTGGGTGCCCTGTCGCCATATCTGCCCATAGATCCGTCTGTTTGTATTGAGGTTATTGAAAATCGGGTTCCGGAGCGGTTTCGGGAAGTTAATCTAAAGGCCTTTGCCGCAGGCAGAAAGGCCGGTGTGTAA
- a CDS encoding ABC transporter substrate-binding protein — protein sequence MKRSVSKIAVVLLSCIALCGVASANTLKIGAILSVSGPTAFLGVPEANTLEMLVESINARGGINGEMIELIIKDSAGQKEKAVSYAKQLIEEEKVFAILGPTRTGSTMAIKGLCEKSETLLISCASSKMIVDPVARFVYKSPQNDSLAVRKILEHMQKNNISKIGVAAGGTGFGKLGKMFTEELAPEYGITVISSEVYAPNVTDLSSLVAKWKGTGEIEAVINWSIVPAQTILAKNMRQANWDVPLYLSHGFGNIKYVEVGGKAMEGVIFPAGRLLIAETLDDSNPQKKVLVEYKQDYEAKFSEPVSTFGGHAYDAMMILVQALEEVGVADKMKVRENIENMSFVGTGGIFQFTPEDHSGLDINAFEMMTVKDGKFVQYREN from the coding sequence ATGAAAAGATCGGTTTCCAAGATAGCGGTTGTACTGCTGTCATGCATTGCGCTTTGCGGCGTAGCTTCGGCCAATACCCTGAAGATAGGGGCAATTCTGTCCGTGAGCGGCCCAACGGCTTTTCTAGGAGTTCCTGAGGCTAATACCCTGGAGATGCTGGTTGAGTCCATCAATGCCAGGGGAGGCATCAATGGTGAGATGATCGAACTGATCATCAAGGATAGCGCTGGACAGAAAGAGAAGGCGGTTTCATATGCCAAACAGCTTATAGAAGAGGAAAAGGTCTTTGCCATTCTAGGACCCACCAGAACAGGTTCCACCATGGCCATAAAAGGGTTGTGCGAAAAATCGGAAACGCTGCTGATTTCCTGCGCCTCCAGCAAAATGATCGTCGATCCGGTAGCCCGCTTTGTTTATAAATCACCTCAGAACGACAGCCTGGCGGTTCGCAAGATTCTTGAGCACATGCAGAAGAATAATATCTCCAAAATCGGTGTAGCGGCAGGCGGTACAGGGTTCGGTAAATTGGGCAAGATGTTCACCGAAGAACTGGCCCCGGAATATGGCATCACCGTAATTTCCAGCGAAGTATATGCCCCCAATGTGACGGATCTGTCGTCGCTGGTGGCCAAGTGGAAGGGCACAGGGGAAATTGAGGCCGTCATCAACTGGTCGATTGTCCCTGCGCAGACCATTCTTGCCAAAAATATGCGACAGGCAAATTGGGATGTGCCGCTCTATCTCAGTCATGGCTTCGGTAATATAAAATATGTCGAAGTCGGCGGCAAGGCCATGGAAGGGGTGATCTTTCCGGCGGGGCGCCTGTTGATCGCCGAGACCCTGGATGATTCCAATCCACAAAAAAAGGTCCTGGTGGAGTATAAGCAAGACTATGAGGCTAAATTCAGCGAACCGGTCAGTACATTCGGTGGACATGCCTATGATGCCATGATGATATTGGTGCAGGCGCTTGAGGAAGTTGGTGTTGCCGATAAAATGAAGGTACGCGAAAATATTGAGAACATGTCCTTTGTCGGCACCGGTGGAATTTTCCAGTTCACTCCTGAGGATCATAGCGGTCTGGATATAAATGCTTTTGAAATGATGACGGTGAAAGACGGCAAGTTCGTTCAATACCGGGAAAATTAA
- a CDS encoding branched-chain amino acid ABC transporter permease: protein MTVELFIQYVFAGITYGAIYAIVAIGFNIIYNTTGIINFAQGEFVMLGGMISISLLEYMSLPAAICGAVVVTVIIGALIEMVFIRWLESPSVLRLIIITIGVSILIREVALHIWGEGVRSLPYFIGDEITSVEIAGAHVSPQVFWVLATCTAMMLLLGVFFKATSVGREMRACASNRTAAVLCGINTKNMVTLSFMVSAGMGALAGSVMSPITYSQYNIGTELAIKGFTVAILGGLGSSGGAVIAGLLLGIIEAFSVSVLPLAFQEAISISILLLILFVRPHGLFGSKDAAGLKEF from the coding sequence ATGACAGTCGAACTTTTCATTCAATACGTCTTTGCCGGTATCACCTATGGGGCAATCTATGCCATTGTCGCCATAGGTTTCAACATCATCTACAATACCACCGGTATCATCAATTTTGCCCAGGGAGAATTTGTCATGCTGGGCGGTATGATATCGATAAGTCTGCTCGAATATATGAGCCTGCCGGCGGCAATCTGTGGTGCGGTCGTCGTAACCGTGATCATAGGCGCACTGATTGAAATGGTCTTTATCCGCTGGTTGGAGAGCCCCAGTGTCCTGCGTTTGATCATTATCACCATCGGGGTTTCCATCCTGATCCGCGAGGTTGCTCTGCATATCTGGGGAGAAGGGGTGCGGTCGCTGCCCTATTTTATCGGCGATGAAATTACCAGCGTGGAGATTGCCGGAGCTCATGTATCGCCTCAGGTTTTTTGGGTTTTGGCTACCTGTACCGCCATGATGCTGTTGCTGGGCGTATTTTTCAAGGCGACCTCGGTGGGGCGTGAAATGCGCGCCTGTGCCTCCAATAGAACCGCCGCCGTACTCTGCGGCATAAATACCAAAAATATGGTGACCCTCTCTTTTATGGTGAGTGCGGGGATGGGGGCGCTGGCGGGGAGTGTCATGTCGCCCATTACCTATTCGCAATACAACATAGGAACAGAATTGGCCATAAAAGGATTTACCGTCGCCATTCTCGGCGGACTGGGAAGCTCTGGCGGAGCGGTGATTGCCGGACTCCTCTTGGGGATCATCGAGGCCTTCTCTGTATCGGTGCTCCCTCTTGCCTTTCAGGAAGCCATCTCCATCAGCATATTGCTGCTGATACTTTTTGTTCGCCCGCATGGTTTGTTTGGTTCCAAAGACGCCGCCGGTCTGAAAGAATTTTGA
- a CDS encoding phenylacetate--CoA ligase family protein, whose product MIWEKNKECMPREDLEQLQLERLQSTVYRVGTHVPFYRNKFNEMKLEYDRISSLSDLKRLPFTMKQDLRDNYPYGLFAVPLREVVRVHSSSGTTGSATVVGYSRNDIKTWSNLVARILCSAGVTADDVIQIAFGYGLFTGGFGLHYGAERLGASVIPISSGNTKRQIQIMQDFKTTALVCTPSYALKMADVMMDMGINPHGLSLRFGLFGAEPWSESMRREINERLGIRASDNYGLSEVMGPGVAGECAECNGLHINEDHFLVEVIDPDSMEPVAPGEVGELVITTLTKEAFPVIRYRTRDLTRLIPEPCPCGRTFQRMSRIMGRTDDMLIIKGVNVFPTQIESILFDIEGTEPHYRLIVDRENNEDKLTVMVEAVESMFFDSMKKQRGLVEMIKKKMATELGISVDIKLVEEKTLERFNGKGNRVIDNRKL is encoded by the coding sequence ATGATCTGGGAGAAAAATAAGGAATGTATGCCCCGTGAGGACCTGGAGCAGCTACAGCTGGAAAGGCTCCAGTCCACGGTCTACAGGGTTGGAACGCATGTCCCATTTTACCGTAATAAGTTCAATGAAATGAAGCTGGAGTATGACCGCATAAGCTCATTATCGGATCTGAAAAGGCTGCCTTTTACCATGAAGCAGGACCTGCGCGATAATTATCCCTACGGCCTCTTTGCCGTGCCTCTGCGTGAGGTTGTGCGGGTGCATTCTTCTTCGGGGACTACGGGTTCGGCCACCGTGGTCGGCTATTCCAGAAACGATATTAAAACCTGGTCCAACCTGGTTGCCAGGATTCTTTGCAGTGCCGGAGTCACCGCGGACGACGTTATCCAGATAGCATTCGGCTACGGGCTGTTTACCGGCGGTTTCGGTCTGCACTACGGGGCGGAGCGCCTTGGGGCCTCGGTAATTCCGATTTCTTCGGGAAATACTAAGCGACAGATTCAGATCATGCAGGATTTCAAGACCACCGCTCTGGTTTGCACCCCATCCTATGCCTTGAAGATGGCTGATGTGATGATGGATATGGGCATCAATCCCCATGGCCTCTCCCTGAGGTTCGGACTGTTCGGCGCCGAACCCTGGTCCGAATCCATGCGTCGGGAGATAAACGAGCGTCTAGGAATCCGGGCCAGCGACAACTATGGTCTTTCCGAGGTCATGGGGCCGGGGGTAGCCGGTGAATGCGCGGAGTGCAATGGTCTTCATATCAACGAGGATCATTTTCTCGTCGAGGTGATTGACCCTGACTCCATGGAGCCGGTGGCACCGGGAGAAGTAGGAGAGCTGGTCATAACCACACTTACCAAGGAAGCCTTTCCGGTAATTCGTTACCGGACCCGTGATCTTACCCGGCTGATCCCTGAGCCCTGTCCCTGTGGCCGTACATTTCAGAGGATGAGCAGGATAATGGGACGGACCGATGATATGCTCATCATTAAGGGCGTCAATGTCTTTCCCACCCAGATAGAGTCGATCCTTTTCGACATTGAAGGCACTGAGCCGCATTACCGCCTCATTGTCGATCGAGAAAACAATGAAGACAAGCTTACGGTAATGGTCGAGGCTGTTGAATCGATGTTTTTCGACTCCATGAAAAAACAACGGGGGCTGGTGGAGATGATCAAAAAGAAAATGGCCACCGAACTCGGCATCAGTGTCGACATTAAGCTGGTCGAGGAGAAGACCCTGGAACGATTTAACGGCAAGGGCAATAGGGTTATTGATAATCGTAAGCTTTAG
- a CDS encoding branched-chain amino acid ABC transporter permease gives MKKYLPLIPLAVFVICVQLLTSWTDTLYYLTQMTMSAYYSLLVIGLCVVMGYAGQISLGHAGFFAIGGYLSAALTTSNLLEYKDTALLRTLDSLGFLKENQDIYGDMVVAVSPGIACIAAVSIAALLALFIGIPALKLKGHYLAMATLGFGIIIYRIVLATGYFGEADGISEVPPFPLFGNLAVSGDFTTRVENYYIAWVLVGIGMVLLVNLINSRAGRALRAIHGAEDAADSMGVDTARYKLNIFILSAVFAAVAGVFMTHYNGSIGPSEAGVMKSVRYVAIVAVGGMAHLWGALIMAVILNFLSLRGVFGSYDDAVFGVILIVIMLFAPNGLLRINLKEKTAKIFARVNSTGKEA, from the coding sequence ATGAAAAAATATCTGCCATTAATACCACTTGCAGTCTTTGTTATCTGTGTCCAGCTTCTGACCAGCTGGACAGATACCCTGTATTATCTCACCCAGATGACCATGTCCGCCTACTATAGTCTGCTGGTAATCGGCCTCTGTGTGGTTATGGGATATGCCGGCCAGATATCCCTGGGCCATGCCGGATTTTTTGCAATCGGCGGCTATCTCTCCGCGGCGCTGACCACCAGCAACCTTCTTGAATATAAAGATACAGCGCTGCTGCGTACCTTGGATTCTCTGGGATTTCTCAAGGAGAATCAGGACATATACGGCGACATGGTGGTGGCGGTGAGTCCCGGGATTGCCTGTATCGCTGCGGTAAGCATCGCTGCATTGCTTGCTTTATTTATCGGCATTCCGGCTCTCAAACTCAAGGGCCATTACCTGGCCATGGCGACGCTGGGATTCGGCATCATCATCTATCGAATTGTTCTGGCTACGGGATATTTCGGAGAAGCCGACGGCATTTCCGAAGTTCCGCCTTTTCCGCTTTTCGGTAATCTCGCGGTGAGCGGTGATTTCACCACAAGGGTTGAGAATTACTATATTGCCTGGGTTCTGGTAGGCATTGGCATGGTGCTTCTCGTTAATCTTATCAATTCCAGAGCAGGACGAGCTTTGCGTGCCATTCACGGCGCCGAGGATGCCGCTGATTCCATGGGTGTGGATACGGCACGATATAAGCTCAATATCTTTATTCTCTCTGCCGTATTTGCGGCAGTGGCGGGCGTGTTTATGACCCATTACAACGGCAGCATCGGTCCTTCCGAAGCCGGGGTCATGAAATCCGTAAGGTATGTCGCCATTGTCGCGGTGGGAGGGATGGCCCATCTCTGGGGGGCGCTGATAATGGCGGTGATTCTCAATTTTCTCTCTCTGCGCGGAGTTTTCGGCAGCTATGATGATGCGGTCTTCGGGGTAATTCTGATTGTAATCATGCTTTTTGCACCTAATGGTCTGCTGCGCATCAACCTCAAAGAGAAAACGGCAAAGATTTTCGCCCGGGTAAATTCCACCGGAAAGGAGGCGTAG
- a CDS encoding ABC transporter ATP-binding protein — protein sequence MLKIRNLESGYGKLKVLKHISMHVDTGEIVTIIGANGAGKTTLLSIISGLVKANSGEMIFDGSNISGLAPSKIPALGCVMVPEGRQVFATMTVEENLILGGHVLRKGGKKALLEQLDHQYQLFPVLRERRDQLAGTLSGGEQQMLAMGRALMSKPSLVMMDEPSTGLAPLIVKEIFQIIERLRDEGNTVLLVEQNAKAALAIADRGYVLETGKVIAQGAAEDLLANSAVQRAYLGRERMEELE from the coding sequence ATGCTGAAAATACGAAACCTTGAATCAGGTTACGGCAAACTGAAGGTTCTCAAACATATTTCCATGCATGTCGACACCGGAGAGATCGTCACCATCATCGGCGCCAATGGCGCCGGGAAAACTACACTTCTCTCCATTATTTCCGGACTTGTCAAGGCAAACAGCGGCGAGATGATCTTTGACGGCAGCAATATCAGCGGTCTCGCTCCATCGAAAATCCCCGCACTGGGTTGCGTAATGGTGCCGGAGGGGCGTCAGGTTTTCGCCACAATGACGGTTGAAGAAAATCTGATCCTGGGAGGGCATGTCCTGCGGAAGGGGGGTAAAAAGGCATTGCTGGAGCAGCTTGATCATCAATACCAGCTCTTTCCTGTCCTCAGGGAGAGGCGGGATCAGCTTGCCGGAACCCTGTCGGGCGGTGAACAGCAGATGCTGGCAATGGGCAGGGCCTTGATGTCAAAACCATCCCTGGTGATGATGGATGAACCCTCCACCGGCCTGGCTCCGCTGATCGTCAAAGAGATATTTCAGATAATTGAAAGACTCCGCGATGAAGGCAATACGGTCCTGCTCGTTGAACAGAATGCCAAGGCGGCTCTGGCCATCGCCGACCGCGGCTATGTTCTTGAAACCGGGAAGGTCATTGCCCAGGGTGCAGCCGAAGATCTGCTGGCGAACAGCGCGGTGCAGCGGGCCTATCTTGGCAGGGAACGGATGGAAGAATTAGAGTAA
- a CDS encoding phenylacetate--CoA ligase family protein, translated as MSALYWEEEIETLPRVGLESIQLKRLQHLVARVYKTVKPYRDKMEKKGIRPEDIQSLDDLRKLPFTVKEDLRDNYPFGMFTVPMDQVVRVHASSGTTGKPTVVGYTWKDIELWASIMARALTCAGADKNDMVHNAYGYGLFTGGLGVHYGAEKMGATVIPVSGGNTKRQITIMKDFGSTVLLSTPSYALNLADAMDEMQVDRTKLSLRVGIFGAEPWSENMREEVENKLNLKAVDIYGLSEVMGPGVAMECLQTTRGMHVFEDHFLPEIIDPETGEVLPPGEQGELVFTTLTKEAFPIIRYRTKDISRLIYDTCECGRTLVRMEKVTGRTDDMLIIRGVNVFPSQVEHVLMGIDGVEPHYQIIVERQDNLDTMLVQVEVSTKIFSDEIRVLEKLSARIQAEIKDMLGVTCKVKLVEPRTIQRSEGKAQRVIDNRKI; from the coding sequence ATGTCGGCACTCTATTGGGAAGAAGAGATAGAAACTCTGCCACGGGTAGGCCTCGAGTCCATCCAGCTAAAGCGGCTTCAGCATCTTGTCGCCAGGGTCTACAAGACGGTAAAGCCCTATCGCGACAAAATGGAGAAGAAGGGGATCAGGCCGGAGGATATCCAAAGCCTCGACGATCTGCGGAAGCTGCCTTTCACCGTGAAGGAAGATCTGCGCGACAATTATCCCTTCGGCATGTTTACAGTGCCCATGGACCAGGTGGTCAGGGTGCATGCCTCATCGGGCACCACGGGCAAGCCCACGGTGGTAGGATATACCTGGAAAGATATCGAGCTGTGGGCCTCGATTATGGCCCGGGCGCTTACCTGTGCCGGCGCTGACAAAAACGATATGGTGCATAATGCCTATGGTTACGGTCTTTTCACCGGTGGTCTCGGAGTCCATTACGGTGCAGAAAAGATGGGAGCCACAGTCATTCCCGTCTCCGGTGGCAATACCAAGAGACAGATTACAATCATGAAGGATTTCGGTTCGACGGTATTGCTTTCCACCCCATCCTATGCGCTCAACCTTGCCGATGCCATGGATGAGATGCAGGTTGACCGCACTAAACTGTCGCTCAGGGTCGGTATTTTCGGAGCCGAACCCTGGAGTGAGAATATGCGCGAGGAGGTGGAGAACAAGCTCAACCTCAAGGCCGTGGATATTTACGGACTTTCCGAGGTCATGGGGCCGGGAGTGGCAATGGAGTGTTTGCAGACCACCAGGGGCATGCATGTCTTTGAAGATCACTTCCTGCCGGAAATAATAGATCCGGAAACCGGAGAGGTACTGCCACCCGGCGAGCAGGGCGAACTCGTCTTCACCACGCTGACCAAGGAGGCATTTCCCATTATCCGCTACAGAACCAAAGATATCTCCCGCCTTATTTATGATACCTGCGAATGCGGCAGGACCCTGGTGCGTATGGAGAAGGTGACCGGCAGAACCGATGACATGCTGATCATCCGTGGCGTCAATGTTTTTCCCTCACAGGTTGAGCATGTTCTTATGGGCATTGATGGTGTTGAGCCGCACTACCAGATCATTGTCGAACGGCAGGACAATCTCGACACCATGCTGGTTCAGGTCGAGGTCAGCACCAAAATTTTCTCCGATGAAATTCGTGTCCTGGAAAAACTGAGCGCAAGAATCCAGGCCGAGATCAAGGACATGCTTGGAGTGACCTGCAAGGTTAAACTGGTAGAACCGAGAACCATACAGCGAAGTGAGGGCAAAGCCCAGCGGGTAATCGATAATCGCAAAATCTGA
- a CDS encoding ACT domain-containing protein, translating to MKVEQIAIFLENKSGRLSEITGVLADNGINIRSLSLADTADFGILRLIVDKVEEAEKVLKNGGFTVGRTNVIAVEVPDKVGGLASVLKIIEAAQLNVEYMYAFVNKSGENAVMIFRFEDVDEALEVLQNKGITTLSGAQICEL from the coding sequence ATGAAAGTTGAACAGATTGCAATTTTTCTAGAGAACAAATCGGGGCGTCTGTCGGAAATTACCGGAGTTCTGGCAGATAACGGTATTAATATCAGGTCGCTCTCGCTAGCGGACACCGCCGATTTTGGCATATTACGTCTGATTGTCGATAAAGTGGAAGAGGCTGAAAAGGTATTGAAGAACGGTGGTTTCACTGTCGGCAGAACCAACGTCATTGCCGTGGAAGTCCCGGACAAGGTAGGCGGTCTGGCCTCAGTTTTGAAGATTATCGAAGCAGCTCAACTCAATGTTGAATATATGTATGCCTTCGTTAATAAAAGCGGGGAGAATGCGGTCATGATTTTTCGCTTTGAGGATGTTGATGAAGCTCTTGAGGTGCTGCAGAATAAAGGTATCACCACCTTGTCCGGCGCCCAGATCTGCGAACTGTGA
- a CDS encoding ABC transporter ATP-binding protein produces the protein MALLRISHAHRHFGGLKAVNDVSFAVEEGSITAVIGPNGAGKTTLFNLIAGSLSVTSGGILFKDTELTGKKPYQVAALGVARTFQNIKMFNGMTALENVMVGRHVQSKAGFLASMFHMPWIVKEEKEIHRKSMELLEFLEIDQYADVEATSLAFGLQRAVELARALALDPALILLDEPAAGLNIYETAEVGRLITKIRELGVTVLLVEHDMSLVMDISDEIVVLSFGEKIAEGLPTDIQKDPEVIKVYLGD, from the coding sequence ATGGCGCTACTACGGATTTCACACGCCCATAGACATTTTGGCGGATTGAAGGCTGTGAACGACGTCTCCTTTGCGGTTGAGGAAGGCAGTATAACTGCGGTTATCGGACCAAACGGGGCAGGTAAGACCACTCTGTTCAACCTGATTGCAGGTTCACTGTCCGTTACCTCCGGCGGCATCCTGTTTAAAGACACGGAGCTTACCGGAAAAAAGCCATATCAGGTTGCCGCCCTCGGAGTTGCCAGAACCTTTCAGAATATTAAGATGTTCAATGGCATGACAGCCCTTGAAAATGTTATGGTGGGCAGGCATGTGCAGAGCAAGGCAGGTTTTCTCGCTTCGATGTTTCATATGCCATGGATCGTCAAAGAGGAAAAAGAGATTCACAGAAAATCCATGGAACTTCTTGAATTTCTTGAAATCGATCAATATGCCGATGTAGAGGCTACCAGCCTGGCTTTCGGACTGCAGCGGGCGGTTGAACTGGCCCGGGCACTAGCTCTGGATCCCGCTCTGATTCTGCTCGATGAACCGGCTGCCGGGCTCAATATATATGAAACCGCCGAGGTCGGCAGGCTGATCACCAAAATTAGGGAACTGGGCGTTACGGTATTGCTTGTTGAGCATGATATGTCCCTGGTCATGGACATTTCCGATGAAATTGTTGTCCTGAGTTTCGGCGAGAAAATAGCGGAAGGGTTGCCAACTGATATCCAGAAGGATCCTGAGGTTATAAAAGTATACCTTGGCGACTAG